From Numida meleagris isolate 19003 breed g44 Domestic line chromosome 4, NumMel1.0, whole genome shotgun sequence, the proteins below share one genomic window:
- the NPY5R gene encoding neuropeptide Y receptor type 5, translating into MDLGFKDYTNRTPTRNTSAATKNFSAWEDYKSSVDDIQYFLIGLYTLISLTGFVGNLLVLTALTKRKQKTIINILIGNLAFSDILVVLFCSPFTLTSVLLDRWIFGTVMCRVMPFLQCASVLVSTLMLISIAAVRYRMIKYPLSSNLTAKHGYFLIVIIWAVGCTICSPLPVFHKIVDLHKTLNLEALENRLLCIESWPSDSYRIAFTISLLLMQYILPLVCLTASHTSVCRSVGSRLSSKEGKFQEKEMINLTLHPSKSAGTEAQPSSRASWSCALVQKHHRRYSKKTSTVMPAILRQHQDADFRDLPETSGTEKSQLSSSSKFIPGVPICFEMKPEENTEIQNMITVSQSIIRIKTRSRRVFCRLTVLILVFGFSWMPLHLFHIVTDFNATLISNRHFKLVYCICHLLGMMSCCLNPILYGFLNNSIKADLMSLIPCCQIL; encoded by the coding sequence ATGGATTTAGGATTCAAAGACTATACCAACAGGACACCTACCAGGAACACTTCTGCTGCTACAAAGAATTTTTCTGCCTGGGAGGACTACAAGAGCAGTGTCGATGACATACAGTACTTTCTTATTGGGCTGTACACACTTATAAGTCTGACTGGCTTTGTGGGAAACCTGCTTGTACTAACAGCTCTAACAAAACGCAAGCAGAAGACAATAATAAACATTCTCATCGGTAACCTGGCCTTTTCTGACATCTTAgttgtgctgttttgttctcctttcaCGCTGACGTCTGTCCTGCTTGACAGGTGGATTTTTGGCACTGTCATGTGCCGTGTAATGCCCTTCCTCCAATGTGCATCTGTTCTAGTTTCAACTTTAATGCTAATATCTATTGCTGCAGTCAGGTACCGTATGATAAAATATCCCCTCTCCAGCAACTTAACAGCAAAACATGGCTATTTCTTAATAGTTATCATTTGGGCCGTTGGCTGCACCATTTGttcccctcttccagttttcCACAAAATTGTGGACCTCCACAAAACCCTCAATTTAGAGGCACTGGAGAACAGGCTCTTGTGTATTGAGTCATGGCCTTCTGACTCATACAGAATCGCCTTTACCATATCCTTACTGCTCATGCAGTACATACTCCCACTGGTGTGTTTAACTGCTAGTCACACCAGCGTCTGCAGGAGTGTAGGTTCCCGGCTGTCCAGCAAGGAGGGCAAGTTCCAAGAAAAGGAGATGATAAACCTCACGCTTCACCCATCCAAGAGCGCGGGCACTGAGGCACAGCCCTCCAGCCGtgccagctggagctgtgcccTGGTCCAAAAGCATCACAGAAGGTACAGCAAAAAGACATCAACTGTGATGCCAGCTATTTTAAGGCAGCATCAGGATGCTGATTTCAGAGACCTCCCAGAAACCTCTGGCACAGAAAAAAGCCAGCTTTCTTCCTCTAGTAAATTCATCCCAGGGGTACCTATCTGTTTTGAGATGAAACCAGAGGAAAATACAGAGATACAGAACATGATTACGGTATCCCAATCCATCATCAGAATTAAAACAAGATCCAGGCGAGTGTTTTGCAGACTGACAGTGCTAATCCTAGTTTTCGGTTTTAGTTGGATGCCCCTTCACCTTTTCCACATTGTGACGGATTTTAACGCCACTCTCATTTCTaacagacattttaaattaGTATATTGCATATGTCATTTACTAGGCATGATGTCCTGCTGCTTGAATCCCATCCTCTATGGGTTCCTTAACAACAGCATAAAAGCTGATTTAATGTCCCTTATTCCATGTTGCCAAATACTATAA